In a single window of the Populus alba chromosome 16, ASM523922v2, whole genome shotgun sequence genome:
- the LOC118037500 gene encoding cell division cycle 20.2, cofactor of APC complex isoform X1, producing MDAGSLNSSSYLKSQSRFPLQEQFLHRKNSKDNLDRFIPNRSAMDLDYAHYMLTQGRKGGKENPTATVNSPSREAYRKQLAEALNLNRTRILAFKNKPPTPVELIPQDHLSSSLHYQAKPAKPRRYIPQTSERTLDAPDLVDDFYLNLLDWGSKNVLAIALENTVYLWDASNGSTSELVTVGDEDGPVTSVNWAPDGLHLAIGLNNSNVQLWDSASCKQLRALRGCHRSRVGSMAWNNHILTTGGMDGKIINNDVRIRSHIVETYRGHQQEVCGLKWSASGQQLASGGNDNIIHIWDRSVASSNSATQWFHRLEEHTSAVKALAWCPFQGNLLASGGGGGDRSIKFWNTHTGACLNSIDTGSQVCALLWNKNERELLSSHGFTQNQLVLWKYPSMLKMAELTGHTSRVLYMAQSPDGCTVATAAGDETLRFWNVFGVPEVAKKAAPKANPEPFSRFNRIR from the exons ATGGATGCAGGATCTTTGAACTCTTCTTCATACTTGAAATCACAATCCCGGTTCCCCCTCCAAGAACAGTTTCTTCATAGAAAGAATTCTAAAGATAAC TTGGATAGATTTATACCAAACCGATCAGCCATGGACTTAGATTATGCCCATTACATGCTAACACagggaagaaaaggaggaaaagaGAACCCAACAGCTACAGTCAACTCACCATCAAGAGAGGCATACAGGAAGCAACTTGCAGAAGCCTTGAACCTGAACCGAACTCGAATTCTAGCCTTCAAGAACAAGCCTCCTACACCTGTTGAACTTATCCCTCAAGACCACTTATCCTCCTCTCTTCACTACCAGGCCAAGCCCGCCAAGCCCCGGAGATACATTCCTCAGACGTCAGAGAGGACATTGGATGCACCTGATCTTGTGGATGATTTCTACCTTAACTTACTGGATTGGGGCAGCAAGAATGTTCTAGCCATAGCTCTCGAAAACACAGTGTACTTGTGGGATGCTTCAAATGGTTCTACCTCAGAATTGGTTACAGTTGGTGATGAAGACGGGCCTGTCACTAGTGTCAATTGGGCTCCTGATGGACTCCACCTTGCCATTGGCTTGAATAATTCTAATGTACAGTTATGGGATTCTGCTTCCTGTAAACAG CTAAGAGCCTTGAGAGGTTGTCACAGGTCGAGAGTTGGGTCAATGGCATGGAACAATCACATCCTGACAACTGGAGGAATGGAtggtaaaataattaacaatgatGTGAGAATTAGATCACACATTGTTGAGACTTACAGAGGGCATCAACAAGAGGTTTGTGGGCTTAAATGGTCAGCTTCAGGCCAGCAATTAGCAAGTGGAGGGAATGATAATATAATTCATATATGGGATAGATCTGTGGCATCATCAAACTCAGCCACACAATGGTTTCACAGGCTCGAGGAGCATACTTCTGCAGTGAAAGCTCTTGCTTGGTGTCCTTTCCAAGGGAATTTGCTAGCCTCTGGAGGCGGTGGAGGAGATAGGAGTATTAAGTTTTGGAATACACACACAGGTGCATGCTTGAATTCCATAGACACTGGGTCTCAAGTTTGTGCTCTGCTGTGGAACAAGAATGAGAGGGAACTGCTTAGCTCTCATGGGTTTACTCAAAATCAACTCGTCCTTTGGAAATATCCATCAATGCTGAAAATGGCTGAGCTCACTGGCCATACTTCTAGAGTCCTTTATATGGCTCAG agtCCGGATGGCTGTACAGTGGCAACCGCAGCAGGGGATGAAACACTGAGATTCTGGAACGTTTTTGGCGTTCCAGAAGTGGCTAAAAAAGCTGCTCCGAAAGCAAATCCTGAGCCATTTTCTCGCTTCAATCGCATCCGCTGA
- the LOC118037500 gene encoding cell division cycle 20.1, cofactor of APC complex isoform X2 — MDAGSLNSSSYLKSQSRFPLQEQFLHRKNSKDNGRKGGKENPTATVNSPSREAYRKQLAEALNLNRTRILAFKNKPPTPVELIPQDHLSSSLHYQAKPAKPRRYIPQTSERTLDAPDLVDDFYLNLLDWGSKNVLAIALENTVYLWDASNGSTSELVTVGDEDGPVTSVNWAPDGLHLAIGLNNSNVQLWDSASCKQLRALRGCHRSRVGSMAWNNHILTTGGMDGKIINNDVRIRSHIVETYRGHQQEVCGLKWSASGQQLASGGNDNIIHIWDRSVASSNSATQWFHRLEEHTSAVKALAWCPFQGNLLASGGGGGDRSIKFWNTHTGACLNSIDTGSQVCALLWNKNERELLSSHGFTQNQLVLWKYPSMLKMAELTGHTSRVLYMAQSPDGCTVATAAGDETLRFWNVFGVPEVAKKAAPKANPEPFSRFNRIR; from the exons ATGGATGCAGGATCTTTGAACTCTTCTTCATACTTGAAATCACAATCCCGGTTCCCCCTCCAAGAACAGTTTCTTCATAGAAAGAATTCTAAAGATAAC ggaagaaaaggaggaaaagaGAACCCAACAGCTACAGTCAACTCACCATCAAGAGAGGCATACAGGAAGCAACTTGCAGAAGCCTTGAACCTGAACCGAACTCGAATTCTAGCCTTCAAGAACAAGCCTCCTACACCTGTTGAACTTATCCCTCAAGACCACTTATCCTCCTCTCTTCACTACCAGGCCAAGCCCGCCAAGCCCCGGAGATACATTCCTCAGACGTCAGAGAGGACATTGGATGCACCTGATCTTGTGGATGATTTCTACCTTAACTTACTGGATTGGGGCAGCAAGAATGTTCTAGCCATAGCTCTCGAAAACACAGTGTACTTGTGGGATGCTTCAAATGGTTCTACCTCAGAATTGGTTACAGTTGGTGATGAAGACGGGCCTGTCACTAGTGTCAATTGGGCTCCTGATGGACTCCACCTTGCCATTGGCTTGAATAATTCTAATGTACAGTTATGGGATTCTGCTTCCTGTAAACAG CTAAGAGCCTTGAGAGGTTGTCACAGGTCGAGAGTTGGGTCAATGGCATGGAACAATCACATCCTGACAACTGGAGGAATGGAtggtaaaataattaacaatgatGTGAGAATTAGATCACACATTGTTGAGACTTACAGAGGGCATCAACAAGAGGTTTGTGGGCTTAAATGGTCAGCTTCAGGCCAGCAATTAGCAAGTGGAGGGAATGATAATATAATTCATATATGGGATAGATCTGTGGCATCATCAAACTCAGCCACACAATGGTTTCACAGGCTCGAGGAGCATACTTCTGCAGTGAAAGCTCTTGCTTGGTGTCCTTTCCAAGGGAATTTGCTAGCCTCTGGAGGCGGTGGAGGAGATAGGAGTATTAAGTTTTGGAATACACACACAGGTGCATGCTTGAATTCCATAGACACTGGGTCTCAAGTTTGTGCTCTGCTGTGGAACAAGAATGAGAGGGAACTGCTTAGCTCTCATGGGTTTACTCAAAATCAACTCGTCCTTTGGAAATATCCATCAATGCTGAAAATGGCTGAGCTCACTGGCCATACTTCTAGAGTCCTTTATATGGCTCAG agtCCGGATGGCTGTACAGTGGCAACCGCAGCAGGGGATGAAACACTGAGATTCTGGAACGTTTTTGGCGTTCCAGAAGTGGCTAAAAAAGCTGCTCCGAAAGCAAATCCTGAGCCATTTTCTCGCTTCAATCGCATCCGCTGA